AAGCCCGCCGAACAGACGCCGTGGTGCGCCCAGATCGTCGCGGAGATGTTCGAGGAGAGCGGCATCCCCGACGGCGTCTTCAATATGATTCAGGGCTTCGGTGACGTCGGCGCTGCCATCGTCGACGACCCGCGCGTCGACACCGTCCTCTTTACCGGGTCGGCCGAGGTCGGCCAGGAAGTCGCCCGCACCGTCGCCGAACAGCCCGGGAAGCTCGCGGCCTGCGAAATGGGCGGCAAGAACGCGGTCGTCGTCACCGACGAGGCCGACCTCGACACGGCCGTCCACTCGGCCGTGATGAGTTCGTTCAAGACGACCGGTCAGCGCTGCGTCTCGGCCGAACGCCTGATCGTTCACGAGAGCGTCTACGACGAGTTCAAGCAGCGGTTCGTCGAGATCGCCGAAAACGTCGCCGTCGGCGATCCGCTCGCCGAGGATACCTTCATGGGCCCGCTGATCGAAGACGAACACAGGGAGAAGGTCCTCGAGTACAACGAACTCGCGCGAAGCGAAGGCGTCGACGTCCTCGTCGATCGCGACGAGTTGGCCGACGACGAAATCCCGGACGGCCACGCCGAGGGCCACTGGATCGGCCCGTTCGTCTACGAAGCCGATCACGAGGCGGACCTCCGCTGTACGCAGGAAGAGGTCTTCGGCCCCCACGTGGCCCTCGTGGAGTACTCGGGTAGCATCGAGGACGCCGTCGCGGTTCACAACGATACCGAGTACGGACTCGCGGGCGCAATTATTTCCGAGGACTACCGCGAGGTCAACTACTACCGCGACAACGCCGAGGTCGGACTCGCCTACGGAAATCTGCCGTGTATCGGTGCGGAAGTCCACCTGCCGTTCGGCGGCGTCGGCAAGTCCGGAAACGGCTATCCGAGCGGTCGGGAAGTGATCGAGGCCGTCACCGAACGCACCGCGTGGACGCTGAACAACTCGAACGACATCGAAATGGCACAGGGGCTGTCCGCCGACATCACGACCGACGATGACTGAGATGAGCTGTCCGCTCTGCGGGCGACCGACCGACGCATCGGACGACTGGTGTCGACGGTGTGGGTGGATGAGTCACTGCGGTGCCGATTAGCGCCGAGTGCCTCACACACCGTCGCCGCGGGCTGCTTGCACGCTTGCGATAACTGCGTTCCGAAGACGTGAACGGCCCAGCGGCCCGGCCGCTCTCTCGGCAACGGCGCGACTGACGCATCCCGTCGATATGGGTCGGTACCGGGTCGAGCGCTCGGCCGTTCACGCGTTCCGAACGCGCTGTCGCCGGCGAGATCCGGCGGGTGAGCACCGTCTGGGCTCCGGCCGCGGTTGCGATCGATTTCGGAAGCCGGAACGAGAGCCCGGATCTCCTCTCCCTCAAAACCCACCAAAAAATCAAAGAAAAGAATGGAATTATCGACGTATGTCGCAAAACATCGTTCACACATTCCGAACGCTTATGGCTCGAGGGAACCGGTGTTCGAACCATGACGAACGAACGCCCACGACCGGTCAAGACGACGAAAACGTCGCTCGCGCTCGTTCGGGCGGTCCGCAACAGCGATGGGGCCGGGTTGAGCGAGCTGGCTGACCGCCTCGGCCTGGCAAAAAGCACCGTCCACAACCACCTTCATACGCTGGTCGACGAGGGGTTTCTGGTCCGCGACGGAGATACCTACCACGTCGGCCTCGAGTTCCTGCCGTTCGGCGAGCACGCGCGAGACCGGAACCCGCGGTACGCGACGGCGCGCCAGCGGGTCCACTCACTCGCCGAGAAGACCGGACACGAAGCCGACTTCATCGCCGAAGAACACGGCCGCGCGTACTCGCTCGAGTACGCGGTCGGGGAGTCGAACTCTCGAGGGCTATCGGAATCGGGCCCGTTCCGGGCGGGCAACCGCTTTTACATGCACCACTGTGCCTCCGGTAAGGCCATGCTGGCGTCGATGCCCGAACCGCGCGTCCGCGACATCATCGACCAGTGGGGGCTCCCGGCGACGACCGACCGCACCATCACCGACGAGTCGGCGCTGTGCGACGAACTCGAGTCGGTACGACGCCGCGGGTACGCGGTCAACGACGAGGAACTGATCGCCGGCTACCGATCCGTCGGCGCGTCCGTGACGAATCCCGACGGGGAGGTCGTCGGTGCGTTCTCGATCGGAGGACCGACGTATCGAATGGCCGTCGACGAGTCGACGATCGAGGAAATCGGACGGTTGCTACTGGACGAAATCGACTCTCTCGAGTCGAAACTGTTCTAGCGCTTATTACAACCGTATGGTTGTAATTACGTGGCGTTCCGAACACTACCGCGACGATAGCAGCCGACGGCGGACACCTGCGGACGCATCGCTCCGGTACCGCATTCCCCGCGAGCGGTCTCGGACGGACCGAGTCGTGCCGCCGCGGGCGTCGAGCCGTCCGATGCGAGGCGAACTGGCGTGGTCGCTGATCTGGTTTTCAGGCGTCGAACGTTTCGATCGAAGCAACCGGTGGAGCGGGAGGACTGACGTCCGATCGGATTCGAAGCGACTCGAGAGGAGGGTGAACTGAGCGCCATCCGGAAGAGCTAGAGCCGTCCGAAACGGAAAATAGAACTTTTAAAAGTTTATTATCAAAATGGTAAGTGAAGGCACTAGGATTCAAAATACGTTCTTATTCTATATTAAATACGCTCGGTCAGTGATGTCATCGGTCTCGGAACTGAAGCCGTGTCGCTGTCGGAGACTGGTCAGCGATTCGCCCTGGAGCGGAGAACGCGGCATCGGTATCGTCTTCGCGTTCGGGGAACGATCTCACCACGGCGCCACGCATTCCGATTCAAGCATTGCAGTCGTGGACCTCCTAGACTCGGGTTCGATCGTAGCGGACGGCCACATCGGCCGATGTTGCGTCGAACCGCTATTTATTCGACCGGAGTACATATGGGAGATATTCACTACGGTTTCATCCGTCGGTTCGATCTACAGTGTGTCTCCATTCATATGTTATCATATTATTTATCGGATGGTTTGAAATAAAATATATAAACTTTATATGTGTTTCTTCCTGGACCTCGACACTGGAATACGGCGTCGGTTCGCGAGAGCTCGTTCCGAAGGCTGACTGTTATTCGTCCGACTCCGCTCACACTTCAGTTCGCGGCAATCGTAACGCGAAAGACGGCTCGGTCGAACGGGTATACATGAGCGACGACGACGGTATCCAGCGCGCGAGCGACGTCGGTTCGTCGAACGCGCCGTCGATCGAGGAAAAGCCCTACAAGATCATTTTCGAGGCCAACAAGTGCTTCGGCGCGGGCAAGTGCGCCGAGGTCAGCGACAACTGGGTGATGTCCATCGAATCGGGGATCGCCCAGCCGAACACGTACTTCTTCGGCGAGGACGACCTCGAGCACAACGTCCGCGCGGCGGAGATCTGTCCGGCGAAGAAAGACGACGGCTGTATCCACGTTATCGACCGTCGAACCGACGAGGAGATCGCGCCGGATCCACACGGTGACGGGACGCTGAGCGTCGACTGGTAAGCAGCGGGCGACGGCACCCGCTCCGCAAAAATCCACGACGGCGACACCGAAACGCACATCCCGAACCGGGAACAACGCTCGAGTGCGCTTCTGTGCGAGGGTAGCCAAGCAGGCCAACGGCGGTGGGCTTAAGACCCGCTCCCGTAGGGGTCCGAGGGTTCAAATCCCTTCCCTCGCATTGTCGCTGCGAGCAATTCGCGAGCAGCGGCAATCGACCGGAAGGATTCGAATGACGCGAGACGCAGCGCGAACGGAGTGAGCGACCGTCTCGAGGTGGTTCAAATCCCTTCTCGCATCCTGAGGGGTACGCCCTCATGCGATTTTACCGGCTGCACCGTGACAGCCGACACGATCGCACTGGTTCGACAAAAGCGCAAGAGTGCGACGATTTTGAGAAGTGGGTGTAGCACACCCGTACTGGTTTAGATGGGGGTATTCCGCTACGAGTGACTCCCCTGTACGCCCTGTGCCGGAAACGAACGAGCCAGATCTGACACGAGGATTCCGATGAGAAAGTTTGTGATGCTGACCCTACAATGGTACGCCAGAGGCCTCCGATTGTGGATGATTCAAAAGACGAGAATCTCGGGATAATGGAACAGACGCCTACTCGAGATGTTCTCGATTCGTTGATTGAGAACGGGCTTCACGAGATCAACCGTGAATGGTCCGGTCTATTGTTATCCGGCGTCTCAGCGGGTCTCGATATCGGTTTTGGTCCATTGATGATGGCGGTAGTGCTTACGCTCTCTCAGGGCGGCTTTGGCGATCTCACGACGGAGTTACTATTAGCGAGTGTCTATTCTGTCGGTTTCATTTTCGTGATATTAGGTCGTTCGGAACTGTTCACCGAACATACCACGTTGGCAGTGATACCAGTTCTCGATCGGCAGGCATCAGTACGGCAGTTGACCCGCCTCTGGGGACTGGTATACGTCGGGAATATTGTTGGCGGGTTTCTGTTTACGCTTCTTGCCGTGATCCTTATGCCGGGTCTCGGAGTCGTCTCGCCAGAGGCGTTCGAAGAGATCGCGCTTAAACTCGTTTCGCACGAGATTCAATGGCTGTTCGTTGCAGGAATTTTTGCGGGTTGGTTGATGGGACTGTTAGCGTGGTTGATTACGGCAGCACAAGAGACGACAAGCCGAATATTTCTTATTTGGATCGTAACCGCTACGATCGGAATACTTCACCTCCCGCACTCGATCGCAGGCAACGTCGAGGTGCTCTTCGGTCTATTTGTGTCACCTGCGATTTCGCCGCTGGATTATCTCATGTTCCTCCTCTTGGCTACGCTCGGAAACGCGTTCGGCGGGGCAATCTTCGTGGGGGCGTTAAAATACGGACACGTTGTCCGAGGGGCGAATTAAGGGTTCGGATCGCTTCAACTGTCAATCGCTACGCCTCTCTACTAGAACGGATACTCTCGAGACTCGCGTTGTACCGAGATCCACTTCGTCGTCGTCAGTTCGTCGAGAATCGACTCGCCGTTGTACCGCCCCAGTCCGGACTGTTTCATCCCGCCGAAGGGAACGTGGGGCTCGTCGTTGATCGGCTGGTCGTTGATGTGAATCATCCCCGTCTCGATCCCGTCGGCGATCGTTCGGGCCTGCTCGAGGTCCTCGCTGTGGACCGATCCCGATAGCCCGTGGATCGTGTCGTTGGCCAGTTCGATCGCCTCACCGTCGCTCGAGTAGGGGATAACCGGTGCGACGGGGCCGAAGTGTTCGTTGCACGCCGCGGCCATGTCGTTGTCGGCGTCCGAGAGCACGGTCGGTTCGACGACCAGCCCGTCGTGGTCGCCGCCGGTCTCGAGGGTCGCGCCCTCGTCGACGGTTTCGTCGACGTACGCCAGGATCTGATCGCGCTGCGTTTCGTCGATGATCGGCCCGATGATCGTGTCTCCGTCGGTCGGATCGCCGGTCGGTAAGTTCGCCGCGCGATCGGTGAGCATCCCCACGTAATCGTCGTAGACGTCCTCGTGGACCAGGTGCCGGTTGATCGAGATGCAGGCCTGGCCCTGGTGGAGGAACGACCCGAAGACGCCGCCGTCGACGGCGCGACCGACGTCCGCGTTCTCGGTGACGACGTGGACGTTGTTGCCGCCGAGTTCGAGCGCGGGGAGCGCGCAGTTCTCGGCGGCCTGCGTGGCGACGCGCTGGCCGATCTCGGTCGAGCCGGTAAAGGCGAGTACGCGGGGAATCTCGTGGCCGGCGATCGCGTCGCCGATCTCGGAGCCCTGCCCGGGAACGACGCTCAGGACGCCCTCCGGAACGCCGGCCTCCTCGAAGATCCGCGCGAGCAACAGGCCGCCGGTGATCGGCGTGTTCGAGGCGGGTTTGAGCACGACCGCGTTTCCGGCGGCGATCGCCGGCGCGACTGCCCGCATCGAGAGGTGTAACGGGAAGTTCCACGGCGAGATGACGCCGACGACGCCGGCGGGGTTGCGCTCGACGATGTGTTCTTTCCCCGGAATCACCGACTCGGCGTGTTGCCCCTTCATTCGGAACGGGTAGCTCGCCGCCTGTTGCATCATTCCTCGAGCCGTCTGCAGTTCGGCCTCGCCTTTGACCTGCGTGCTGCCGGACTCGAGAGCGAGCAGGTCCGTGATTTCCTCGCGGTGGCTGCGGACGAACTCGAGTGCGGCCGTGACGACGCCGGCCCGTCGTTGCGGCGGCTGGTCGGCCCACGATCGCTGGGCCTCGGCCGCGGCTTCGTACGCCCGATCGACGTCCGCTTCGGTCCCGGCGGGAACGGTCGCGATCTTCTCGCGCGTATAGGGGTTCTCGACCGCGATCGTCCCTCGGTCGCCGGGATCGGTCCATTCGCCGGCGAGATACAGTGAGTTCCAGCCCGAATCGGGCGTCAGCGGAAGGTCCATCATGCGGGCACGCTACCGCTCGGTTGTGTATAAGTGACACACCGGCGAGCGCAACGCGACGCGAGCCGAGTCGGTCACGCTCGAGGACGCTCGCTCGAGCGGAACCGAACGTCGCGCGTTCGTTATTCGCCCGTCCGGAACGACAGATCCAGCGACGGTGCCGAGTGGGTGAGCGATCCCATCGAGATGACGTCGACGCCCGTCGCGGCGTAGTCGGCGACCGTTTCGAGCGTGATCCCGCCGCTGGCTTCCGCGAGCACCCCCCCGTATCGTTCCAGTCGGTCGACGGCTTCCCGCGTCTCTTCGGGGGACACATTGTCGAGCAAAACGATATCCGCGCCGGCCTCGGCGGCTCGCGGCGCGTCCGCGACGGTCTCGACCTCGACGTCGAGTTTCGTCGCGAACGACGTTCGCGCTCGGAAGTGGTCGATCGCTCCCTCGAGACCCATCTCCGCGATGTGGTTGTCCTTCACCATAACCATGTGCGAGAGGTCGAGACGGTGGGTGTCGCCCCCGCCCGCGACGACGGCGCGCTTCTCTACGCCGCGGAGTCCGGGCGTCGTCTTCCGAGTCGCGGCGATTCGGACGTCGTCGGATTCCGCGCGCGCCTCGTCGACGACGTTC
The genomic region above belongs to Natronorubrum halophilum and contains:
- the nadC gene encoding carboxylating nicotinate-nucleotide diphosphorylase; translation: MITDAQIERWLREDIGHHDVTNQVPGETTGRLVAKESGVVAGLEAASAVFDYLGVGVLETLEDGTPVGPGDEALRVEGPAREILRGERVAVNLAGHASGIATRTRNVVDEARAESDDVRIAATRKTTPGLRGVEKRAVVAGGGDTHRLDLSHMVMVKDNHIAEMGLEGAIDHFRARTSFATKLDVEVETVADAPRAAEAGADIVLLDNVSPEETREAVDRLERYGGVLAEASGGITLETVADYAATGVDVISMGSLTHSAPSLDLSFRTGE
- a CDS encoding formate/nitrite transporter family protein; the protein is MEQTPTRDVLDSLIENGLHEINREWSGLLLSGVSAGLDIGFGPLMMAVVLTLSQGGFGDLTTELLLASVYSVGFIFVILGRSELFTEHTTLAVIPVLDRQASVRQLTRLWGLVYVGNIVGGFLFTLLAVILMPGLGVVSPEAFEEIALKLVSHEIQWLFVAGIFAGWLMGLLAWLITAAQETTSRIFLIWIVTATIGILHLPHSIAGNVEVLFGLFVSPAISPLDYLMFLLLATLGNAFGGAIFVGALKYGHVVRGAN
- a CDS encoding ferredoxin — protein: MSDDDGIQRASDVGSSNAPSIEEKPYKIIFEANKCFGAGKCAEVSDNWVMSIESGIAQPNTYFFGEDDLEHNVRAAEICPAKKDDGCIHVIDRRTDEEIAPDPHGDGTLSVDW
- a CDS encoding IclR family transcriptional regulator, translating into MTNERPRPVKTTKTSLALVRAVRNSDGAGLSELADRLGLAKSTVHNHLHTLVDEGFLVRDGDTYHVGLEFLPFGEHARDRNPRYATARQRVHSLAEKTGHEADFIAEEHGRAYSLEYAVGESNSRGLSESGPFRAGNRFYMHHCASGKAMLASMPEPRVRDIIDQWGLPATTDRTITDESALCDELESVRRRGYAVNDEELIAGYRSVGASVTNPDGEVVGAFSIGGPTYRMAVDESTIEEIGRLLLDEIDSLESKLF
- a CDS encoding aldehyde dehydrogenase family protein yields the protein MMDLPLTPDSGWNSLYLAGEWTDPGDRGTIAVENPYTREKIATVPAGTEADVDRAYEAAAEAQRSWADQPPQRRAGVVTAALEFVRSHREEITDLLALESGSTQVKGEAELQTARGMMQQAASYPFRMKGQHAESVIPGKEHIVERNPAGVVGVISPWNFPLHLSMRAVAPAIAAGNAVVLKPASNTPITGGLLLARIFEEAGVPEGVLSVVPGQGSEIGDAIAGHEIPRVLAFTGSTEIGQRVATQAAENCALPALELGGNNVHVVTENADVGRAVDGGVFGSFLHQGQACISINRHLVHEDVYDDYVGMLTDRAANLPTGDPTDGDTIIGPIIDETQRDQILAYVDETVDEGATLETGGDHDGLVVEPTVLSDADNDMAAACNEHFGPVAPVIPYSSDGEAIELANDTIHGLSGSVHSEDLEQARTIADGIETGMIHINDQPINDEPHVPFGGMKQSGLGRYNGESILDELTTTKWISVQRESREYPF
- a CDS encoding aldehyde dehydrogenase family protein produces the protein MQRTTAQPNRHYIDGEWTDGESDETFESENPATGETLRTFHRGTESEVDRALEAADSARAEWRTLSHIDRAEYLWEIYHELRERTDELGEIVTKECGKEISEGKADVVEAAHMVEWAAGNARHPHGDVVPSEIGSKDAYMRRKPCGVVGCITPWNFPVAIPFWHMAVSLVEGNTVVWKPAEQTPWCAQIVAEMFEESGIPDGVFNMIQGFGDVGAAIVDDPRVDTVLFTGSAEVGQEVARTVAEQPGKLAACEMGGKNAVVVTDEADLDTAVHSAVMSSFKTTGQRCVSAERLIVHESVYDEFKQRFVEIAENVAVGDPLAEDTFMGPLIEDEHREKVLEYNELARSEGVDVLVDRDELADDEIPDGHAEGHWIGPFVYEADHEADLRCTQEEVFGPHVALVEYSGSIEDAVAVHNDTEYGLAGAIISEDYREVNYYRDNAEVGLAYGNLPCIGAEVHLPFGGVGKSGNGYPSGREVIEAVTERTAWTLNNSNDIEMAQGLSADITTDDD